The Sphingosinicella humi genome has a window encoding:
- a CDS encoding SDR family oxidoreductase, translated as MAAKLKPLSQQVIVITGASSGIGLATARLAAVKGAKVVLSARTRDALSTAVDEIKQAGGEASFVVADVGKRDEVEAIAAHAIERFGGFDTWVNDAGVMIWGKIGDVAEEDMRRLFETNFWGVVYGSEVAVEHLRKRGGALINIGSVESDRAAPLQGIYAASKHAVKGFTDALRMELEVEGAPVSVTLVKPGSIGTPLPQHAKDLTGREPKLPPPVYEPIEAAATILRAAERPVRDAFVGGSARAISSLSHRAPRMMDWLSEKFLLPAEMGDRPSTPSDNLHQGHGEGKVRGDHQGSAIRPSLYSRAARHPATTWAVASVAGAGIGAFLLSRRSRRQPAASDIRVEREEAT; from the coding sequence ATGGCCGCCAAGCTCAAGCCCCTTTCGCAGCAAGTGATCGTCATCACCGGTGCCTCCAGCGGCATCGGCCTCGCGACCGCCCGGCTTGCGGCCGTCAAAGGCGCGAAGGTGGTGCTGAGCGCCCGGACGCGGGACGCGCTTTCGACGGCGGTCGACGAGATCAAGCAGGCCGGCGGCGAGGCAAGCTTCGTCGTCGCCGACGTCGGCAAGCGCGACGAGGTGGAGGCGATTGCCGCCCATGCGATCGAGCGCTTCGGCGGCTTCGACACCTGGGTGAACGATGCCGGCGTGATGATCTGGGGCAAGATCGGCGACGTCGCCGAGGAGGATATGCGCCGCCTGTTCGAGACCAACTTCTGGGGCGTCGTCTATGGCTCGGAGGTTGCGGTCGAGCATCTACGCAAGAGGGGCGGGGCACTGATCAATATCGGCAGCGTGGAATCGGATCGCGCCGCGCCTCTCCAGGGTATCTATGCGGCCAGCAAGCATGCGGTGAAGGGCTTCACCGACGCGTTGCGGATGGAATTGGAGGTAGAGGGAGCGCCGGTGTCCGTGACGCTAGTCAAGCCCGGCTCCATCGGCACGCCGCTTCCGCAGCACGCCAAGGATCTCACCGGGCGCGAGCCCAAGCTGCCGCCGCCAGTCTATGAGCCGATCGAAGCGGCGGCGACCATCCTTCGCGCGGCGGAACGGCCGGTGCGGGATGCTTTCGTCGGTGGTTCGGCCCGCGCCATCAGCAGCCTCAGCCACCGCGCCCCGCGGATGATGGACTGGCTCAGCGAGAAGTTCCTGCTGCCCGCCGAGATGGGCGACCGGCCGTCGACGCCGTCCGATAACCTCCACCAGGGCCACGGCGAAGGTAAGGTGCGAGGCGACCACCAGGGAAGCGCGATCCGCCCGAGCCTCTATTCCCGCGCGGCGCGGCACCCGGCGACCACTTGGGCCGTGGCGAGCGTTGCGGGCGCCGGCATCGGCGCCTTCTTGCTCAGCCGGCGCAGCCGCCGTCAGCCCGCCGCTTCAGACATTCGCGTGGAGCGGGAAGAAGCGACTTAA
- a CDS encoding DUF72 domain-containing protein, translating to MSGGAIRVGIGGWTYEPWRGVFYPADLPKARELEYAVNHVTAIEINATYYGSQKPASFERWGKAAPPGFIFTVKASRFCTNRKVLAEGAESIARFCSQGITELGDKLGPILWQFAGTKRFDPDDFGAFLKLLPAEQDGVALRHALEVRHESFRDPRFVALAREAGAAIVFADSGSYPQIADVTADFVYARLQQAREEEPAGYDAGELDRWTALAKAWAGGEAPPGLAYAAAEIPPKKAREVFMFMINGAKVRAPAAAQAVIDRLR from the coding sequence GTGAGCGGCGGCGCCATCCGGGTCGGGATCGGCGGCTGGACTTACGAGCCGTGGCGGGGCGTCTTCTATCCGGCCGATCTGCCGAAGGCGCGCGAGCTCGAATATGCGGTCAACCATGTGACCGCGATCGAGATCAACGCGACCTATTATGGCAGCCAGAAGCCGGCGAGCTTCGAACGCTGGGGCAAGGCGGCGCCGCCGGGTTTCATCTTCACCGTCAAGGCGTCGCGCTTCTGCACCAATCGCAAGGTGCTGGCGGAAGGAGCGGAGTCGATCGCGCGCTTCTGCTCGCAGGGCATAACCGAGTTGGGCGACAAGCTCGGTCCGATCCTGTGGCAGTTCGCCGGCACCAAGAGGTTCGATCCGGACGATTTCGGCGCCTTCCTGAAGCTGCTGCCGGCGGAGCAGGACGGCGTTGCCCTCCGCCACGCGCTGGAGGTGCGCCACGAGAGCTTCCGCGATCCGCGCTTCGTCGCGCTCGCCCGCGAAGCCGGCGCGGCAATCGTCTTCGCCGATTCGGGAAGCTATCCTCAGATCGCCGATGTGACGGCGGACTTCGTCTATGCCCGCCTTCAGCAGGCGCGGGAGGAGGAGCCGGCCGGCTATGACGCCGGGGAGCTCGATCGCTGGACCGCACTCGCCAAAGCCTGGGCTGGGGGCGAAGCGCCGCCGGGGCTTGCTTATGCCGCTGCCGAGATACCGCCGAAGAAGGCGCGCGAGGTCTTCATGTTCATGATCAACGGCGCGAAGGTGAGGGCCCCGGCTGCCGCGCAGGCCGTGATCGACCGCCTCCGCTGA
- the glpK gene encoding glycerol kinase GlpK has product MVDASLLVMDAGTTSTRAMLFAPDGACLGCEQRELTQHYPEPGLVEHDAEEIWDRTLACARAMVAKAGGAERVAAIGITNQRETIVFWSRRTGRALAPAIVWQDRRTADFCRSLKEAGHEEALQQCTGLLLDPYFSASKIAWAMENWPQLRDAGGELLVGTIESWLIFRLTGGLHISDATNASRTALMDIATGRWDEELLGLFNVPEGSLPEIVDCAGRFGDTTLFGAPIPICGMAGDQQAAAIGQACLAPGDTKATYGTGAFVLTHTGAERPLSHHRLLATVAWQLGGARTYALEGSVFVAGSLIQWLRDDVGLLGSAAESEALARSVPDNGGAYIVPALAGLGAPYWEPSARAAISGLSFATGRAHIVRAALEAMAHQTHDLMTAFAADGAAWECLKVDGGMVANDWLAQDLADMLNLRVERPAFVETTALGAAMLAGVGCGLFPGLEQAAAMRGAVERFDPRLDLKTRERRLDGWKKAMAATLAR; this is encoded by the coding sequence ATGGTCGACGCATCGCTGCTCGTCATGGACGCGGGCACGACCAGCACTCGCGCCATGCTGTTCGCGCCGGACGGCGCCTGCCTTGGCTGCGAGCAGCGCGAGCTTACGCAGCATTATCCGGAGCCGGGGCTCGTCGAGCATGATGCCGAGGAAATCTGGGACCGGACGCTGGCATGCGCCCGGGCGATGGTGGCCAAAGCGGGCGGCGCGGAGCGGGTCGCGGCGATCGGCATCACCAATCAGCGCGAGACGATCGTCTTCTGGTCCCGGCGGACGGGACGGGCGCTCGCCCCCGCCATCGTCTGGCAGGATCGTCGCACCGCCGATTTCTGCCGATCGCTCAAGGAAGCGGGACATGAGGAAGCACTGCAGCAATGCACCGGCCTGCTCCTCGATCCTTATTTCAGCGCGAGCAAGATCGCCTGGGCGATGGAGAATTGGCCGCAGCTTCGCGACGCGGGCGGCGAGCTGCTCGTCGGCACGATCGAAAGCTGGCTCATCTTCCGCCTCACCGGCGGCCTCCACATCTCGGATGCCACCAACGCTTCGCGGACGGCGCTGATGGACATCGCCACCGGCCGCTGGGACGAGGAGCTGCTTGGCCTGTTCAACGTGCCGGAAGGCTCGCTGCCGGAGATCGTCGACTGCGCGGGTCGCTTCGGGGACACGACCCTGTTCGGCGCTCCCATCCCGATCTGCGGCATGGCCGGGGATCAGCAGGCCGCGGCGATCGGCCAGGCCTGCCTCGCTCCGGGGGACACCAAGGCGACCTACGGCACCGGCGCCTTCGTGCTCACCCATACCGGCGCGGAGCGGCCGCTTTCGCATCACCGCCTGCTCGCCACCGTCGCCTGGCAATTGGGCGGCGCGCGCACTTATGCGCTCGAGGGCTCGGTCTTCGTCGCCGGCAGCTTGATCCAGTGGCTGCGCGACGACGTCGGGCTGCTTGGCTCGGCCGCCGAAAGCGAGGCGCTCGCCCGCTCGGTTCCCGACAATGGCGGTGCCTATATCGTGCCCGCCTTGGCGGGCCTCGGCGCGCCTTATTGGGAGCCGTCCGCCCGCGCCGCCATCTCCGGCCTCAGCTTCGCCACCGGCCGCGCTCACATCGTCCGCGCGGCGCTGGAGGCGATGGCGCACCAGACCCACGACTTGATGACCGCCTTCGCCGCCGACGGCGCGGCCTGGGAATGCTTGAAGGTGGACGGCGGCATGGTCGCTAACGACTGGCTGGCGCAGGATCTGGCAGACATGCTGAACCTCCGCGTCGAACGTCCGGCCTTCGTCGAGACGACCGCTTTGGGCGCCGCAATGCTCGCCGGCGTCGGTTGCGGCCTCTTCCCCGGCCTTGAACAAGCTGCGGCCATGCGCGGCGCCGTCGAACGCTTCGATCCGCGGCTGGACCTCAAGACGCGGGAGCGACGGCTCGACGGTTGGAAGAAGGCGATGGCCGCAACGTTGGCGCGCTGA
- a CDS encoding bifunctional sulfur carrier protein/thiazole synthase protein, with amino-acid sequence MTNMSMDAVLEKAATAPKDDDSWSVAGRTFKSRLIVGTGKYKSFEQNAAAVEASGAEIVTVAVRRVNIADPKQPMLTDFIDPRKITYLPNTAGCFTAEEAIRTLRLAREAGGWALVKLEVLGEAKTLYPDMIETLRATEILAKEGFQPMVYCADDPIAAKKLEDAGAVAIMPLGAPIGSGLGLQNEVMIRIMVENARVPVLVDAGVGTASDAAVAMELGCDGVLMNTAIAEAKDPILMARAMKAAVEAGRLAYRAGRMGKRRYADPSSPLAGLI; translated from the coding sequence ATGACGAATATGAGCATGGACGCGGTTCTCGAGAAGGCCGCAACCGCCCCCAAGGACGATGACAGCTGGTCGGTCGCCGGCCGCACCTTCAAATCGCGGCTGATCGTCGGCACGGGCAAGTATAAGAGCTTCGAGCAGAACGCGGCGGCGGTCGAGGCCTCGGGCGCGGAGATCGTCACGGTCGCCGTGCGGCGGGTGAACATCGCCGATCCGAAGCAGCCGATGCTGACCGACTTCATCGACCCGAGGAAGATCACCTATCTGCCCAATACCGCCGGCTGCTTCACCGCCGAGGAAGCGATCCGCACGCTGCGCCTTGCGCGCGAGGCCGGCGGGTGGGCGCTGGTCAAGCTGGAGGTGCTGGGCGAAGCGAAGACGCTCTACCCGGATATGATCGAGACGCTGCGGGCGACCGAGATCCTCGCCAAGGAGGGCTTCCAGCCCATGGTTTACTGCGCGGACGATCCCATCGCCGCGAAGAAGCTGGAGGATGCGGGCGCGGTCGCGATCATGCCATTGGGCGCGCCGATCGGATCGGGACTTGGCCTTCAGAATGAAGTGATGATCCGGATCATGGTGGAGAATGCCCGGGTGCCGGTGCTGGTCGACGCCGGCGTCGGCACGGCGTCTGATGCGGCGGTAGCGATGGAGCTTGGCTGCGACGGCGTCCTCATGAACACCGCCATCGCCGAGGCCAAGGACCCGATCCTGATGGCGCGGGCGATGAAGGCGGCGGTAGAGGCGGGGCGCCTCGCCTATCGCGCCGGCCGCATGGGCAAACGCCGCTATGCCGATCCGTCGAGCCCGCTCGCGGGGCTTATTTAG
- the purT gene encoding formate-dependent phosphoribosylglycinamide formyltransferase — MSYTAKILLLGSGELGKEFTISAKRLGCHVVACDSYAGAPAMQMADEAEVFSMLDGDKLRAAVARHQPDFVVPEIEAIRTKVLQEIEAAGTTVVPSARATMMTMNRDNIRELAADKLGLRTSKFRFAESLAEVEAGAAHTGLPCVIKPVMSSSGKGQSTVRTAAELETAWDYAVANMRGDRARVIVEEFVEFDYEITLLTVRTREGVLFCPPIGHRQERGDYMESWQPTGMSEKALADAKDMARKVVDDLGGYGIFGVEFFVAGEDVIFSELSPRPHDTGMVTLLSQNLSEFDLHVRAVLGLPIPEITLRHPAGCSAVILADRESERFGFTGLGDALALGGKGEEVDVRLFGKPVTRPYRRMGVALASGRTVDDARRLAAEAAAKVKIVYD; from the coding sequence ATGAGCTACACCGCCAAGATTCTCCTTCTCGGCTCCGGCGAACTGGGCAAGGAATTCACCATCTCCGCCAAGCGGCTCGGCTGCCATGTCGTAGCCTGCGACAGCTATGCCGGGGCCCCGGCCATGCAGATGGCGGACGAGGCGGAGGTCTTCTCCATGCTCGACGGCGACAAGCTCCGGGCCGCGGTGGCGCGGCACCAGCCGGACTTCGTCGTGCCGGAAATCGAGGCCATCCGCACCAAGGTGCTGCAGGAGATCGAGGCGGCGGGCACCACCGTCGTTCCCTCCGCGAGGGCGACGATGATGACCATGAACCGCGACAATATCCGCGAGCTCGCAGCCGACAAGCTGGGTCTCCGCACCTCCAAGTTCCGCTTCGCCGAAAGCCTGGCGGAAGTGGAGGCGGGCGCCGCCCATACCGGCCTTCCCTGCGTCATCAAGCCGGTCATGTCCTCCTCCGGCAAGGGCCAGAGCACGGTCCGCACCGCCGCCGAGCTGGAGACCGCCTGGGACTATGCCGTTGCCAATATGCGCGGCGACCGCGCGCGGGTGATCGTCGAGGAGTTCGTCGAGTTCGACTATGAGATCACCCTCCTCACTGTCCGCACGCGCGAAGGCGTGCTCTTCTGCCCGCCCATCGGGCATCGGCAGGAGCGCGGCGACTATATGGAAAGCTGGCAGCCGACAGGCATGTCCGAAAAGGCGCTGGCCGACGCGAAGGACATGGCGCGCAAGGTGGTCGACGACCTCGGCGGCTACGGCATCTTCGGAGTCGAGTTCTTCGTCGCCGGCGAGGATGTGATCTTCTCCGAGCTCTCGCCGCGGCCGCACGACACGGGGATGGTCACCCTCCTCTCCCAGAATCTCTCCGAGTTCGACCTCCACGTGCGCGCGGTGCTCGGCCTTCCGATTCCGGAGATCACGCTCCGCCACCCGGCCGGCTGCTCGGCCGTCATTCTCGCCGACCGGGAGTCGGAGCGATTCGGCTTCACCGGCCTTGGCGACGCACTGGCGCTGGGCGGCAAGGGCGAGGAAGTGGACGTGCGCCTGTTCGGAAAGCCGGTCACCCGCCCCTATCGCCGCATGGGCGTCGCCCTCGCCTCCGGCCGCACCGTCGACGACGCCCGGCGGCTCGCCGCCGAAGCGGCTGCGAAGGTGAAGATCGTCTACGACTGA
- the glpD gene encoding glycerol-3-phosphate dehydrogenase — MESFDLLIIGGGINGTAIARDASIRGATVLLVEKDDLAQHTSSASSKLIHGGLRYLEYGEFRLVREALKEREILLRTAPHIVRPLSFVLPHAGGTRPWWMVRAGLLLYRLLAWGSSLPSVARGDYRAPLKPEMRDRVALYSDALVDDSRLVVLNAVDAAERGAEIATRTELLSAERVGDVWHAQLSGQRTVSAKAIVNAAGPWVADVLGGRLSEDSRSRARLIKGSHIVVPAMWEGEQAYILQQPDGRVVFAIPYEGQFTLIGTTEVPVSSPDEATITAQESDYLCAAANRYFERQLTPGEIVWSYSGVRSLYDDGETDPKAVTRDYRLELDDDPGAALLSVFGGKITTARALAAEALDRLGIEGRKSTGWSALPGGDIYPAFNDYLISLSEWMPQPLVGRLARSYGTRIKQVVGDALLLKTLGRHFGAGLYEAEVRYLVRHEFARTAEDILWRRTKLGLHMSEAECKALSSYLRQVSR, encoded by the coding sequence ATGGAAAGCTTCGATCTCCTCATCATCGGCGGCGGCATCAACGGCACGGCGATCGCGCGCGATGCCTCGATCCGGGGCGCGACGGTGCTGCTGGTCGAGAAGGACGATCTCGCCCAGCATACCAGCTCCGCCTCCTCGAAGCTCATCCACGGCGGCCTGCGTTACCTCGAATATGGCGAGTTCCGCCTTGTGCGGGAGGCGCTGAAGGAGCGGGAGATACTGCTCCGCACCGCCCCCCATATCGTGAGGCCACTCTCTTTCGTGTTGCCGCATGCCGGGGGAACGCGGCCTTGGTGGATGGTGCGCGCCGGGCTCTTGCTCTATCGGCTCCTCGCCTGGGGGAGCAGTCTTCCCAGTGTCGCCCGCGGCGATTATCGCGCGCCCTTGAAGCCGGAGATGCGCGATCGCGTCGCGCTATATTCGGACGCGCTGGTGGACGATTCTCGCCTCGTCGTGCTGAACGCCGTGGATGCGGCCGAACGCGGCGCCGAGATCGCCACGCGAACGGAGTTGCTGTCCGCCGAGCGAGTGGGAGACGTCTGGCATGCCCAACTGTCCGGCCAGCGGACGGTGTCCGCGAAGGCGATCGTCAACGCCGCCGGACCCTGGGTGGCGGATGTGCTGGGCGGCCGCCTCAGCGAGGACAGCCGGAGCCGAGCGCGGCTCATCAAGGGCAGCCATATCGTCGTGCCGGCGATGTGGGAGGGCGAGCAAGCCTATATCCTGCAACAGCCCGACGGCCGCGTCGTCTTCGCCATTCCCTATGAGGGGCAATTCACGCTGATCGGCACCACGGAAGTGCCGGTCTCATCGCCCGACGAGGCGACGATCACCGCGCAGGAGTCCGACTATCTCTGCGCCGCCGCCAATCGCTATTTCGAGCGGCAGCTGACGCCTGGCGAGATCGTGTGGAGCTATTCGGGAGTCCGATCCCTCTACGACGACGGCGAGACCGATCCCAAGGCCGTGACCCGCGACTACCGGCTGGAGCTCGACGACGATCCGGGCGCCGCGCTTCTCTCCGTCTTCGGCGGCAAGATCACGACCGCCCGCGCCCTTGCCGCCGAGGCGCTCGATCGGCTTGGGATCGAAGGGCGGAAATCGACGGGCTGGTCGGCGTTGCCCGGCGGCGACATCTACCCGGCTTTCAACGATTATCTCATCTCTCTGTCGGAGTGGATGCCCCAGCCCCTCGTCGGGCGCCTCGCCCGGTCCTACGGCACCCGCATCAAACAGGTCGTCGGCGACGCCCTATTGCTCAAAACGCTGGGCCGGCATTTCGGCGCGGGGCTTTACGAGGCGGAGGTCCGCTACCTCGTCAGGCACGAATTCGCCCGCACGGCCGAGGACATTCTCTGGCGGCGAACCAAGCTCGGCCTCCACATGAGCGAGGCAGAGTGCAAGGCGCTATCCAGCTACCTACGCCAGGTTTCCCGCTAA
- a CDS encoding N-acyl-D-amino-acid deacylase family protein, translating to MFRKLHAALAGALLALGAPAVAQQYDILIEDGTVYDGQGGKPFVADVAIEGDRIAAIGNLDGATATRVIDAEGLAVSPGFINMLSWATQSLIEDGRSQSDIRQGVTLEVFGEGWSMGPLTPAMKAQMEKEQGDIKFDVTWTTLGDYLEFLEKKGVSTNVASFVGATTLRVHEVGRDNTKATPEQIAGMQELVRQAMREGALGVGSSLIYAPANFADTDELVALTAAAHEFGGTYISHLRSEATRYEEAIDEILEIGRRTGAPVQIYHMKPAGRENWDKSIPMLNKLTAARESGIDVTANIYPYTAGSTGLYATMPLWVQEGGHDAWVARLKDPEIRARVIAEMRAPAVGWENLMHDAGGPENVLLVGFDTDKLKPLTGKTLAEVAKMRGTSPEDTIIDLVIEDDSRVDAIYFHMDEANVRRNIAWPWTIVGSDAGSVSAEGVFLESNPHPRAYGSFARFLGKYVREEKVIPLEEAIHRLTGMPATQLKLHGRGRLAEGYFADVVVFDPDTIIDKATYDKPHQYAVGVQHVLVNGTPVIAGGEHTGATPGRVVRGPGWVGWKE from the coding sequence ATGTTCCGTAAGCTTCATGCCGCGCTGGCCGGCGCCCTGCTGGCACTCGGCGCACCCGCCGTCGCCCAGCAGTATGACATCCTCATCGAGGACGGCACCGTCTATGACGGCCAGGGCGGCAAGCCGTTCGTGGCGGACGTCGCCATCGAGGGCGACCGCATCGCCGCCATCGGCAACCTGGACGGGGCGACCGCTACGCGCGTGATCGACGCCGAGGGCCTCGCCGTCTCGCCGGGATTCATCAACATGCTGAGCTGGGCCACCCAGTCGCTGATCGAGGACGGCCGCTCGCAAAGCGATATCCGCCAGGGCGTGACCCTGGAGGTGTTCGGCGAAGGCTGGTCGATGGGCCCGCTTACGCCCGCGATGAAGGCGCAGATGGAGAAAGAGCAGGGCGACATCAAGTTCGACGTGACCTGGACAACGCTCGGCGACTATCTGGAATTCCTGGAGAAAAAGGGCGTCTCCACCAACGTCGCCTCCTTCGTCGGCGCGACGACCCTGCGAGTCCACGAGGTAGGCCGCGACAACACCAAGGCAACGCCGGAGCAGATTGCCGGCATGCAGGAGCTGGTTCGCCAGGCGATGCGCGAAGGGGCGCTCGGCGTCGGCTCCTCCCTCATCTACGCCCCTGCCAATTTCGCCGACACGGACGAGCTGGTCGCGCTCACCGCCGCCGCGCACGAATTCGGGGGCACCTATATCTCCCACCTCAGAAGCGAGGCCACGCGCTACGAGGAAGCCATCGACGAAATCCTCGAGATCGGCCGCCGCACCGGCGCGCCCGTCCAGATCTATCATATGAAGCCGGCGGGGCGGGAGAATTGGGACAAGTCGATCCCCATGCTGAACAAGCTCACCGCCGCCCGGGAAAGCGGCATCGACGTCACCGCCAACATCTACCCCTATACGGCGGGCTCTACGGGGCTCTACGCGACCATGCCGCTATGGGTGCAGGAGGGCGGCCATGACGCCTGGGTGGCGCGGCTCAAGGACCCCGAGATCCGCGCGCGAGTGATTGCCGAGATGCGGGCGCCGGCGGTCGGCTGGGAAAACCTCATGCACGATGCCGGTGGGCCGGAAAATGTGTTGCTGGTCGGCTTCGACACCGACAAGCTGAAGCCGCTCACCGGCAAGACCTTGGCGGAGGTCGCGAAGATGCGCGGCACCAGCCCGGAGGACACGATCATCGACCTCGTCATCGAGGACGACAGCCGGGTCGACGCCATTTATTTCCACATGGACGAGGCCAATGTCCGCCGCAACATCGCCTGGCCCTGGACGATTGTCGGCTCGGACGCCGGCAGCGTCTCGGCCGAGGGCGTGTTCCTCGAAAGCAACCCGCACCCCCGCGCCTACGGCAGCTTCGCCCGCTTCCTCGGCAAATATGTGCGCGAGGAGAAGGTGATCCCGCTCGAAGAAGCCATCCACCGCCTCACCGGCATGCCCGCCACCCAGCTCAAGCTCCACGGCCGCGGGCGCCTTGCCGAGGGCTATTTCGCCGACGTGGTGGTGTTCGATCCGGACACGATCATCGACAAGGCCACCTACGACAAGCCGCACCAATATGCCGTCGGCGTCCAGCACGTCCTGGTCAACGGCACGCCCGTGATCGCAGGCGGCGAGCACACCGGCGCCACCCCCGGCCGCGTCGTCCGCGGCCCCGGCTGGGTGGGTTGGAAGGAGTGA
- a CDS encoding 5' nucleotidase, NT5C type, whose product MKRQLYLDCDGVLADFDRGAEAILGMRPKAFQQRYNIGRMWAKLASAPDFYGTLPLMPGAAELFDAVKHLDPVILTGLPRGNWAADQKVRWAAEHFPGTRIITCMAVNKRNHCMPGDVLVDDTLKHAHLWEEAGGIFIHHKSVQETLEALSRFFPLHANV is encoded by the coding sequence ATGAAGCGGCAGCTTTATCTCGACTGCGACGGCGTCCTTGCCGATTTCGATCGCGGCGCCGAAGCGATCCTCGGCATGAGGCCGAAGGCCTTCCAGCAGCGCTACAATATCGGCCGCATGTGGGCGAAGCTGGCGAGCGCCCCCGACTTCTACGGCACCTTGCCGCTGATGCCCGGCGCGGCGGAGCTTTTCGACGCCGTGAAGCATCTGGACCCCGTCATTCTCACCGGGCTACCGCGCGGCAACTGGGCAGCGGATCAAAAGGTGCGCTGGGCCGCCGAGCATTTCCCTGGCACCCGCATCATCACCTGCATGGCGGTCAACAAGCGCAACCACTGCATGCCGGGCGACGTGCTGGTCGACGACACGTTGAAGCACGCGCACCTCTGGGAGGAAGCGGGCGGCATCTTCATCCATCACAAGAGCGTCCAGGAGACGCTGGAGGCCTTAAGTCGCTTCTTCCCGCTCCACGCGAATGTCTGA
- a CDS encoding enoyl-CoA hydratase: MNYENILVEQRGAVTLITLNRPKALNALNTAVLKELIDAFAAFDADDSQRCAVLTGSEKAFAAGADIKEMESQGFASMYASNFFQGWEKVTSTRKPWIAAVAGYALGGGCEVAMMADFIIAGDNAQFGQPEIKLGVTPGMGGSQRLTLAVGKAKAMEMCLTGRMMGAEEAERSGLVARVVPAGTLIDEAMKTAEAIAAMAPLAAMATKEQINAAFEMPLAQGIAYERRLFHGLFGTEDQKEGMAAFVGKREAEWKGR, from the coding sequence ATGAACTACGAGAATATCCTGGTCGAGCAGCGCGGCGCGGTGACGCTGATCACGCTTAACCGGCCGAAGGCGCTGAACGCGCTGAACACAGCGGTTCTGAAGGAGCTGATCGACGCCTTCGCCGCCTTTGACGCCGACGACAGCCAGCGCTGCGCCGTGCTGACCGGCAGCGAGAAGGCCTTTGCGGCGGGCGCCGACATCAAGGAAATGGAATCCCAAGGCTTCGCCAGCATGTATGCGTCCAACTTCTTCCAGGGCTGGGAGAAGGTGACGTCGACCCGCAAGCCGTGGATCGCGGCGGTGGCCGGCTATGCGCTCGGCGGCGGCTGCGAAGTCGCGATGATGGCCGACTTCATCATCGCCGGCGATAACGCCCAGTTCGGCCAGCCGGAGATCAAGCTCGGCGTCACCCCTGGCATGGGCGGGTCGCAGCGCCTCACGCTCGCGGTCGGCAAGGCCAAGGCGATGGAGATGTGCCTCACCGGCCGGATGATGGGCGCCGAGGAGGCGGAACGTTCCGGCCTGGTGGCGCGGGTGGTGCCGGCCGGCACGCTGATCGACGAAGCCATGAAGACGGCCGAGGCCATTGCTGCGATGGCGCCGCTCGCGGCGATGGCCACCAAGGAGCAGATCAACGCCGCCTTCGAAATGCCGCTGGCCCAGGGAATCGCCTATGAGCGGCGCCTGTTCCACGGCCTCTTCGGCACCGAGGACCAGAAGGAGGGCATGGCCGCCTTCGTCGGCAAGCGTGAGGCGGAGTGGAAGGGGCGTTAG
- the mmsB gene encoding 3-hydroxyisobutyrate dehydrogenase — MARVAFIGLGNMGGGMAANLAKAGHDVRAFDLSPEALERAKKAGCLPAESTDDAVAEAEAVVTMLPAGKHVRDVYENHIFGKAPPAAILMDCSTIDVATAREVIGDAQAKGYRMVDAPVSGGIAAAEAGTLTFMVGGTEEAFNRAEPFLDIMGKAVIHAGGAGAGQAAKICNNMLLGASMIATCETFVLAQKLGLDPKTFFDISSQASGQNWSMTSYCPVPGVGPETPADRDYNGGFAAALMLKDLRLAMEAARSVDSYTPMGAYAEELYTRFAEKLGGSGKDFSAIIKMIDDSWKAEGAPPPPPPGVQLNG, encoded by the coding sequence ATGGCACGGGTAGCATTTATCGGTCTCGGCAATATGGGCGGCGGCATGGCTGCGAACCTGGCGAAGGCGGGTCATGACGTCCGCGCCTTCGATCTGTCGCCCGAAGCACTGGAGCGGGCGAAGAAGGCCGGCTGCCTCCCCGCCGAGTCCACGGACGATGCCGTGGCCGAAGCCGAAGCGGTCGTGACCATGTTGCCGGCGGGCAAGCACGTCCGTGACGTCTATGAGAACCACATCTTCGGCAAAGCGCCGCCTGCCGCCATTTTGATGGACTGCTCGACCATCGACGTCGCCACCGCCCGCGAGGTGATCGGGGACGCCCAGGCCAAGGGCTATAGGATGGTCGACGCGCCCGTCTCCGGCGGCATCGCCGCGGCCGAGGCCGGCACGCTGACCTTCATGGTGGGCGGCACCGAGGAAGCCTTCAACCGCGCCGAGCCTTTCCTCGATATCATGGGCAAGGCGGTGATCCACGCCGGGGGTGCCGGTGCGGGACAGGCGGCCAAGATCTGCAACAACATGCTCTTGGGCGCCTCGATGATCGCGACCTGCGAGACGTTCGTGCTGGCCCAGAAGCTGGGGCTCGACCCCAAGACCTTCTTCGACATTTCCAGCCAGGCTTCGGGCCAGAACTGGTCGATGACCAGTTATTGCCCCGTCCCCGGCGTGGGCCCCGAAACGCCCGCCGATCGCGATTATAATGGCGGCTTCGCGGCGGCGCTGATGCTGAAGGACCTGCGCCTCGCCATGGAGGCCGCGCGCAGCGTCGACAGCTATACGCCGATGGGCGCCTATGCCGAGGAGCTCTACACCCGCTTCGCCGAGAAACTGGGCGGATCGGGCAAGGATTTCTCGGCGATCATAAAAATGATCGACGACAGCTGGAAGGCCGAAGGCGCCCCGCCTCCTCCGCCACCGGGCGTGCAGCTGAACGGCTGA